In Polynucleobacter sp. TUM22923, one genomic interval encodes:
- a CDS encoding polyprenyl synthetase family protein — protein MNRLADEFLVKTVPNPDLWLSSVDALMLDLVKDQEQSKNTISSLAHEAAAYHLQLGGHRIRARLAFAACASLGVNETNAVALAAAVELLHNASLVHDDLQDEDLIRRGSKAVWAQFGSNVAICTGDLMLSAAYAAIAQTQCYALIPELLKQMHAKVSYAIKGQCSDLLLDSKTLNLKTYEDIAFSKSGALLSLPIELALIAGGKKEWVTQARQAADDFAVAYQIYDDIEDFEKDSSGDCIHHANILLVLQSDPSCINSYQAALDLGLLKLEQATNACNNLPMNSGHLLAELAQKLSNQLKATTPISSDIARQ, from the coding sequence ATGAACAGGCTTGCAGATGAATTTCTGGTAAAAACAGTCCCTAATCCGGATCTGTGGCTTTCATCTGTCGACGCTCTCATGCTCGATCTAGTTAAAGATCAAGAGCAATCTAAAAATACTATTTCCTCCTTAGCGCATGAAGCTGCCGCGTATCACCTTCAATTGGGTGGTCACCGTATTCGTGCTCGTCTTGCCTTTGCTGCTTGTGCAAGCTTAGGAGTAAATGAAACAAATGCCGTTGCCTTAGCAGCAGCTGTTGAGTTGCTGCATAACGCCTCATTGGTCCATGATGACCTTCAGGATGAGGATTTGATCAGACGTGGATCGAAAGCTGTTTGGGCTCAATTTGGTAGCAATGTTGCTATCTGTACTGGCGACCTTATGTTATCCGCCGCTTATGCCGCAATTGCGCAAACGCAATGCTATGCCTTAATTCCTGAATTACTGAAACAAATGCATGCAAAAGTGTCTTATGCCATCAAGGGTCAATGTTCCGATCTCCTGTTGGACTCGAAAACACTCAATTTAAAGACATATGAAGATATTGCCTTTAGCAAATCGGGAGCATTACTGAGCTTGCCGATTGAGCTGGCCCTAATTGCTGGTGGTAAAAAAGAATGGGTAACTCAGGCAAGACAGGCTGCCGATGATTTTGCTGTGGCCTATCAAATTTATGATGACATCGAAGATTTTGAAAAAGATTCCAGTGGTGACTGTATTCATCACGCTAATATTTTGTTGGTATTACAGTCTGACCCAAGCTGTATAAATAGTTATCAAGCAGCATTAGATTTAGGCTTACTCAAGTTAGAGCAGGCTACCAACGCTTGCAACAATTTGCCGATGAATTCTGGCCACTTACTCGCTGAGCTGGCCCAGAAGTTATCCAACCAACTGAAAGCTACCACACCAATTTCCTCAGATATCGCACGGCAATGA
- a CDS encoding bacteriorhodopsin-like, with protein sequence MMLSHFKKLFSSALLFSGLALLTTQAFAAADTLKQEDFVGISFWIISMALVASTVFFFLERDRVSPKWKTSLTVSGLVTLVAAVHYFYMRDVWVATGSTPTVFRYIDWLITVPLLMIEFYLILSAIAKVPTGVFWRLMIGTLVMLIGGYVGEAGYVAVWPAFIVGMIGWFYILYEIFAGEASKINAASAPPSVQSAFSTMRLIVTFGWAIYPIGYFFGYLTGAGPESSANALNIIYNAADVLNKIAFGLIIWSVAVSETEKSGK encoded by the coding sequence ATGATGCTGTCTCATTTTAAAAAGTTGTTTAGTAGCGCGCTACTCTTTAGTGGCTTAGCTTTACTGACGACACAAGCCTTTGCGGCAGCGGATACGCTCAAGCAAGAAGACTTTGTCGGCATTTCGTTTTGGATCATTTCAATGGCATTGGTTGCGTCTACTGTGTTTTTCTTTTTAGAGCGTGATCGTGTTTCTCCAAAATGGAAAACCTCATTGACCGTATCAGGCTTAGTGACCTTAGTAGCTGCTGTTCACTATTTCTACATGCGTGATGTTTGGGTTGCAACTGGTTCTACACCAACGGTGTTTCGTTACATTGACTGGTTGATTACAGTACCTTTGTTAATGATCGAGTTCTATCTCATTTTGTCAGCGATTGCAAAAGTTCCAACAGGCGTTTTCTGGCGCTTGATGATTGGTACTTTAGTAATGTTGATTGGTGGATATGTAGGTGAAGCCGGCTACGTAGCTGTATGGCCAGCATTTATCGTTGGTATGATTGGTTGGTTCTACATTCTGTACGAGATCTTTGCTGGTGAAGCTAGCAAGATTAATGCAGCCTCTGCGCCTCCATCAGTTCAATCTGCTTTCAGCACAATGCGTTTGATTGTGACCTTTGGTTGGGCAATCTATCCAATCGGATACTTCTTCGGATACCTTACTGGTGCCGGTCCAGAGAGCAGTGCTAATGCGTTAAATATCATTTATAACGCCGCAGACGTTCTCAACAAGATCGCATTTGGTTTGATTATTTGGAGTGTTGCTGTATCTGAAACAGAAAAGTCAGGTAAGTAA
- a CDS encoding MOSC domain-containing protein, with protein MKLLSISTGTVGPLFGDHHPNYTSVASAINKRSISNTQKPASIKIHSLGVTGDEQADFSVHGGMEKAIYVYPIEHYAFWNKLLTQERKVATDLPLGSFGENFTVEGLLETMIYVGDQLVIGGLEFTVTKLREPCFKFNAKMGYKGAAKAMLQSGFSGWYLRVNRPGFVTAGAPIQLMPGQRVTSIADQNKALLQRRNQRDLWE; from the coding sequence ATGAAACTACTCTCAATTTCCACTGGAACGGTTGGTCCGCTATTTGGAGACCATCACCCAAATTACACATCCGTAGCATCGGCGATTAATAAGCGCAGTATTAGTAATACACAAAAACCAGCCTCAATAAAAATTCACTCTTTAGGTGTCACAGGCGATGAGCAGGCAGATTTTTCTGTTCATGGCGGTATGGAAAAAGCGATTTATGTCTACCCAATTGAGCATTACGCTTTTTGGAACAAGCTGCTCACTCAAGAAAGAAAAGTAGCGACCGATCTACCCTTAGGCTCATTTGGTGAAAACTTTACTGTTGAAGGTTTACTAGAAACTATGATCTATGTTGGAGATCAACTGGTCATAGGTGGTCTAGAATTTACTGTTACCAAACTGAGAGAGCCCTGCTTTAAGTTCAACGCCAAGATGGGCTATAAAGGCGCCGCTAAAGCGATGCTTCAGTCAGGGTTTAGTGGATGGTATTTGCGCGTGAATCGTCCAGGCTTCGTTACTGCAGGTGCACCTATTCAATTGATGCCAGGGCAAAGAGTGACTTCCATCGCAGATCAAAATAAAGCTCTTTTACAGCGTCGCAATCAACGTGATTTATGGGAATAA
- a CDS encoding MFS transporter — MSTSTKAAPMTAEERKVIFASSLGTVFEWYDFYLYGSLAAIMAKQFFSGLDEGSAFIFALLAFAAGFIVRPFGALVFGRLGDLIGRKYTFLVTIVLMGAATFVVGLLPNYATIGVAAPVILIALRMLQGLALGGEYGGAATYVAEHAPNGKRGAYTAWIQTTATLGLFLSLLVILFTRELTGADFEVWGWRVPFLLSVVLLGVSVFIRMSMNESPAFKKMKEEGKLSKAPLTESFGQWKNLKIVILALFGLVAGQAVVWYTGQFYALFYLTQVLKVDPKTANLLIAASLVIGTPFFVIFGTLSDRIGRKVIIMGGLLLAIILYIPNTPVSLFNGLTHFANPALEKAMVSAPASITADVNECSFQFNPTGTAKFKSSCDIAKQVMASNSASYTTIAGPAGGIAVVKIGDAEIQGYSANGLAPADAKAKDAEFKKAIRNALNAAGYPAKADPAGINHAAVLGILVILVLLVTMVYGPIAAMLVEMFPTRIRYTSMSLPYHIGNGWFGGLMPTIAFALVAQNGNIYYGLWYPIIIAAVTMVIGVLFIKETKDVDIYAND, encoded by the coding sequence ATGTCAACATCAACTAAAGCAGCCCCAATGACCGCTGAAGAACGCAAAGTTATTTTTGCATCCTCTTTAGGTACGGTTTTTGAGTGGTACGACTTTTATCTTTACGGTTCATTGGCTGCAATTATGGCCAAGCAGTTTTTCTCAGGCTTAGATGAAGGCTCTGCTTTCATTTTTGCGCTGTTGGCTTTTGCTGCCGGTTTTATCGTTCGCCCATTCGGCGCATTGGTATTCGGTCGTTTAGGCGATTTGATTGGTCGTAAGTACACCTTCTTGGTAACCATCGTGTTGATGGGTGCCGCTACGTTCGTTGTAGGTTTGTTACCAAACTACGCAACTATCGGTGTTGCTGCACCAGTCATCTTGATTGCATTGCGTATGTTGCAAGGTTTGGCTTTGGGCGGTGAGTATGGTGGTGCGGCCACTTACGTTGCGGAACATGCCCCTAATGGCAAGCGCGGCGCTTACACTGCTTGGATTCAGACTACAGCTACATTGGGCTTGTTTTTGTCATTACTGGTGATTTTGTTCACCCGTGAATTGACAGGCGCAGACTTTGAAGTTTGGGGCTGGCGTGTTCCATTTCTTCTCTCAGTAGTTTTGTTAGGGGTATCCGTTTTCATCCGTATGTCGATGAACGAATCTCCAGCTTTCAAAAAGATGAAAGAAGAAGGCAAGTTATCTAAAGCACCTTTGACAGAGTCATTTGGTCAATGGAAAAACTTGAAGATTGTAATTTTGGCCTTGTTTGGTCTGGTTGCAGGTCAAGCGGTGGTTTGGTATACAGGTCAGTTCTATGCTTTGTTCTACCTTACCCAAGTATTGAAGGTAGACCCAAAGACAGCGAACTTATTGATTGCTGCTTCATTAGTAATCGGTACTCCATTCTTCGTAATTTTTGGTACTTTGTCAGATAGAATTGGCCGTAAGGTCATCATCATGGGTGGCTTGTTGTTGGCCATCATTCTGTACATCCCAAATACACCAGTTTCCTTATTTAATGGCTTAACCCATTTTGCTAACCCAGCGTTAGAAAAGGCAATGGTATCTGCACCAGCAAGTATTACAGCTGATGTAAATGAGTGCTCATTCCAATTCAACCCAACTGGTACAGCGAAATTCAAAAGTTCTTGCGATATTGCAAAACAGGTGATGGCTTCTAACTCTGCTAGTTACACAACAATTGCTGGTCCTGCAGGTGGTATTGCTGTTGTGAAAATTGGCGATGCAGAAATCCAAGGTTACTCCGCTAATGGTTTGGCTCCAGCTGATGCGAAAGCAAAAGATGCAGAGTTCAAAAAAGCGATTCGTAATGCATTAAATGCAGCCGGTTATCCAGCGAAAGCAGATCCAGCAGGCATTAATCACGCAGCTGTTTTGGGTATCTTGGTAATCTTAGTGTTGTTGGTAACCATGGTTTATGGCCCAATCGCAGCGATGTTGGTTGAGATGTTCCCAACCCGCATTCGTTACACCTCGATGTCCTTGCCATACCATATTGGTAATGGTTGGTTCGGTGGCCTAATGCCAACAATCGCCTTTGCCTTGGTGGCACAGAACGGTAACATTTATTACGGTCTCTGGTATCCAATCATCATTGCTGCAGTGACAATGGTAATCGGCGTACTGTTTATTAAAGAAACAAAAGACGTAGATATTTACGCAAACGACTAA
- the ggt gene encoding gamma-glutamyltransferase, whose translation MQQKWGIRGMAVAPHSLASESALAVLREGGNALEAMVAAAATIAVVYPHMNSIGGDSFWVIHSPGKAMGGIDACGAAAGLATKNWYAERGITNAIPFRGAIAANTVAGTISGWGAAHKLSRQGLAGKLPLSRLLADAIHYAEAGVPVTFSQSSLTAKKQQELSNIPGFAETFLVDGKAPEVGSIFKQERLANTLRQIAKKGTEDYYRGDLADLLAKELTEVGSPLRLSDLQRHQAKLVDPLELKHSMGNVYNMTPPTQGVVSLMIIGILDQLNLKRFKVDSAQYVHHCVEATKQAFKVRDQYVTDPAYMVKNAQSFLSPAFLKKLAKNIDPEKASPWGQGKGPADTIWMGVVDGDGNCVSFIQSIYHEFGAGIVLPKSGVNWQNRGCSFSLDPKTLNHLEPYRKPFHTLNPAMALFKDGRSMVYGTMGGDGQPQTQCAVFTRTATYGLDPQDAISRPRWLLGRTWGQTSDSLKLESRFNPWIVKELHALGHEIEMLDAFDETVGHAGCIIRDPSGTLHGGWDPRSDGAVSAF comes from the coding sequence ATGCAACAAAAATGGGGTATCCGGGGAATGGCTGTAGCGCCACACTCCCTCGCATCTGAATCTGCATTAGCAGTTCTACGTGAAGGTGGTAATGCCCTAGAGGCTATGGTGGCAGCTGCAGCAACCATTGCTGTGGTCTATCCCCATATGAACTCTATTGGTGGCGATTCTTTTTGGGTGATTCACTCGCCCGGTAAAGCCATGGGCGGTATTGATGCTTGTGGTGCAGCCGCTGGATTAGCTACAAAAAATTGGTACGCCGAACGCGGTATTACTAATGCCATTCCGTTTCGTGGTGCGATTGCCGCCAATACTGTTGCGGGAACGATTTCAGGTTGGGGCGCTGCTCACAAACTCTCTCGGCAAGGGCTTGCTGGCAAGCTGCCGTTATCACGGCTACTAGCGGACGCTATTCACTATGCCGAAGCTGGCGTGCCAGTGACGTTTAGCCAGTCGAGCCTAACTGCAAAAAAGCAGCAGGAGCTCAGCAATATTCCAGGCTTTGCAGAAACTTTCTTAGTCGATGGCAAAGCGCCTGAAGTGGGTAGTATCTTCAAGCAAGAGCGACTTGCTAACACGCTACGTCAGATTGCAAAAAAAGGAACGGAAGATTACTACCGCGGAGACTTAGCTGACCTTCTCGCAAAAGAGCTCACCGAAGTAGGTAGCCCACTTAGACTCAGCGATTTACAGCGCCATCAAGCGAAGCTGGTTGACCCACTTGAGTTGAAGCACAGCATGGGTAATGTGTACAACATGACACCCCCAACGCAAGGGGTAGTGTCGCTGATGATTATCGGCATTTTGGACCAACTCAATCTCAAGCGATTTAAAGTTGATAGCGCGCAATACGTACATCACTGCGTGGAGGCAACCAAACAAGCCTTCAAGGTAAGAGATCAATATGTAACTGATCCCGCTTATATGGTTAAAAATGCGCAGTCATTTTTGTCGCCAGCCTTTTTGAAAAAGCTAGCCAAAAATATCGATCCTGAAAAAGCCTCACCTTGGGGTCAAGGAAAAGGGCCGGCAGATACCATTTGGATGGGCGTAGTTGATGGTGATGGCAATTGTGTCTCCTTCATCCAAAGTATTTACCATGAGTTTGGGGCCGGTATTGTTCTTCCCAAATCTGGGGTCAATTGGCAGAACCGAGGATGCAGCTTTTCCTTAGATCCCAAAACACTGAATCACCTTGAGCCCTATCGCAAACCATTCCACACATTAAATCCAGCAATGGCTTTATTCAAAGATGGGCGCTCGATGGTCTACGGCACGATGGGTGGCGATGGACAACCACAAACGCAGTGTGCTGTTTTTACACGTACGGCTACCTATGGTTTAGATCCACAAGATGCTATCAGTAGACCCCGTTGGTTGCTAGGTCGAACCTGGGGCCAGACTAGTGACAGCTTAAAACTCGAATCTCGATTTAACCCTTGGATAGTTAAAGAGCTACATGCCCTAGGGCATGAGATAGAGATGCTTGATGCGTTTGACGAAACGGTAGGTCATGCGGGTTGCATTATTCGTGACCCTTCAGGAACATTGCACGGTGGCTGGGACCCTCGTAGCGATGGTGCTGTTAGCGCGTTTTAG
- a CDS encoding trimeric intracellular cation channel family protein has translation MDQINFWIGIIATIAFAVTGVLAIADRGVDLFGVMVLGVITAIGGGTLRDIILEVPVFWSTSQIYIWVALAACIVTFVAESFFTQPQIYRFMLYIDGLGAALFGIQGADKVWNLGFGLPVAPVILGVLTAIGGGLLRDILAGQKTLLMSHELYAIPVTLGCLLYVLILNFLPQFTLEGSVLCMLAIFGLRVAAIYWDLRVPKLFITKTR, from the coding sequence ATGGATCAAATTAATTTCTGGATTGGCATTATTGCCACTATCGCTTTCGCTGTTACAGGCGTTCTCGCTATCGCTGATCGAGGCGTCGATTTGTTTGGCGTCATGGTGCTGGGCGTGATTACAGCGATTGGTGGCGGAACATTACGAGACATCATTTTAGAGGTGCCTGTCTTTTGGTCCACTTCACAAATTTATATCTGGGTCGCCTTAGCGGCTTGTATCGTTACTTTTGTAGCGGAATCTTTTTTTACACAACCACAAATTTATCGCTTTATGCTCTACATCGATGGTCTTGGCGCAGCTCTGTTTGGCATTCAAGGGGCTGACAAGGTGTGGAATTTGGGTTTTGGCTTACCGGTAGCGCCAGTGATTTTGGGCGTACTGACTGCAATTGGCGGGGGGTTATTACGTGACATTTTGGCAGGACAAAAAACGTTGCTGATGTCACATGAGTTGTATGCCATTCCCGTTACTTTGGGCTGTCTTTTGTACGTACTAATACTCAACTTCTTGCCGCAGTTCACGCTCGAAGGTTCTGTACTGTGCATGCTGGCCATCTTTGGTTTACGCGTAGCTGCCATTTACTGGGATCTACGCGTACCCAAATTATTTATTACTAAAACGCGCTAA
- a CDS encoding IS30 family transposase, protein MTYQHLSQEERYQIYILMKDGKTQSQIAQLMNRHKSTIGRELSRNTGGRGYRPRQACLLAEERSLGSRNATQITPADWDQTVEYLQDQWSPEQIADVVGISHETIYRHVYADKAAGGTLYQQLRCQKKRKKRYASGRDRRGQIVGRRPISERPEHIEARSQVGHWEGDTVIGAAHKQAIVTLVERKSGYAVLAKVPNKTSTLVGNAIIEGLAPYQAKVKTLTYDNGKEFAEHARIDTALQSTTYFADPFASWQRGSNENFNGLLRQYIPKKRPLSTVTDEELRMIESKLNNRPRKRLGFKTPNEVFMQSLNRVALRV, encoded by the coding sequence ATGACCTATCAACACCTTAGCCAAGAAGAACGATATCAGATTTATATCCTCATGAAAGACGGAAAAACCCAAAGCCAGATCGCCCAGCTCATGAATCGACATAAGTCGACCATTGGCCGAGAGCTATCTCGCAATACCGGAGGCAGAGGATATCGACCGAGACAAGCCTGTTTATTAGCAGAGGAACGCTCCCTAGGCTCTCGTAATGCTACCCAAATCACCCCAGCTGATTGGGATCAAACGGTAGAGTACCTACAAGACCAATGGAGCCCTGAGCAAATCGCAGATGTTGTAGGGATTAGCCATGAGACCATCTATCGCCATGTTTATGCTGATAAAGCCGCTGGTGGCACTCTTTACCAGCAGTTACGCTGTCAAAAGAAACGTAAAAAGCGCTATGCCAGTGGCCGGGATCGACGAGGCCAGATCGTAGGCAGAAGGCCGATTAGTGAGCGCCCAGAGCATATTGAAGCCAGATCTCAAGTCGGTCACTGGGAAGGCGATACCGTGATTGGGGCAGCGCACAAACAAGCTATTGTGACCTTAGTGGAGCGCAAGAGTGGTTATGCTGTTCTAGCCAAAGTACCCAATAAAACTTCGACCCTGGTAGGTAACGCCATTATTGAAGGACTGGCCCCCTATCAAGCTAAGGTCAAAACACTAACTTATGACAACGGAAAGGAATTTGCCGAGCACGCCCGGATTGATACAGCACTGCAATCCACCACCTACTTTGCTGATCCTTTTGCCAGTTGGCAACGCGGTTCTAATGAAAACTTCAATGGCTTACTAAGGCAATACATCCCCAAAAAGAGGCCTTTATCCACCGTAACTGATGAGGAGCTTAGAATGATTGAAAGCAAGCTTAATAACCGACCTCGTAAGAGGTTGGGATTTAAAACCCCCAATGAAGTGTTTATGCAGTCCTTAAACCGTGTTGCACTTCGTGTTTGA
- a CDS encoding gamma carbonic anhydrase family protein, translating into MAIFELDGISPQLSEGAWIAQSAEVIGRVELHSNVSVWPKVVIRADNDLIQIGEGSNVQDASVLHADPGFPLIIGKRVTIGHQVMLHGCHIGDGSLIGIGAVILNGAKIGKNCLVGAGALVTEGKEFPEGSMILGSPAKVVKMLSPEQIADIADIAQRYVHNAQRYQKTLKTIT; encoded by the coding sequence ATGGCTATATTTGAACTAGACGGAATATCTCCTCAACTATCCGAGGGGGCTTGGATTGCCCAAAGCGCAGAAGTGATTGGTAGGGTTGAGCTCCACTCAAACGTGAGCGTATGGCCAAAAGTAGTCATTCGGGCTGATAACGATCTCATTCAAATTGGTGAAGGCAGCAATGTTCAAGATGCCTCTGTCTTGCATGCCGATCCCGGTTTCCCCCTCATCATAGGGAAGCGGGTCACTATAGGTCATCAAGTGATGTTGCATGGATGTCATATTGGCGATGGAAGTCTGATCGGTATTGGTGCGGTGATTTTGAACGGCGCTAAGATCGGTAAAAATTGCTTGGTAGGTGCCGGCGCCCTAGTTACCGAGGGTAAAGAATTTCCAGAGGGTTCGATGATTTTGGGCTCGCCTGCCAAAGTTGTAAAAATGCTGTCACCAGAGCAGATTGCCGATATTGCGGATATTGCCCAGCGATATGTTCATAATGCCCAGCGCTATCAAAAAACACTGAAAACAATTACTTAA
- a CDS encoding ammonium transporter codes for MDTLKSGSDVLFILLGAIMVLAMHAGFAFLELGTVRKKNQVNALVKILVDFAVSTIAYFFIGYSIAYGVDFFSGAELLAQKNGYELVKFFFLLTFAAAIPAIISGGIAERAKFNPQLIATFILVGFVYPFFEGIAWNQHYGIQAWIKTLTGEEFHDFAGSIVVHAVGGWIALPAVILLGARRGRYTKEGQIAAHPPSSIPFLALGAWILAVGWFGFNVMSAQTIDKISGLVAMNSLMAMVGGTLAAWVVGRNDPGFTYNGPLAGLVAVCAGSDLMHPMGALVVGLIAGALFVYMFTLVQNRWKIDDVLGVWPLHGLCGLWGGLAAGIFGTKALGGLGGVTFTGQLMGSLLGVGIALISGFIVYGALKAIMGIRMSQEEEYEGADLSIHRISSTPDRESSW; via the coding sequence GTGGATACTTTGAAATCAGGCAGTGATGTTCTTTTTATTTTGCTCGGCGCCATTATGGTGCTGGCAATGCATGCTGGTTTTGCATTTTTAGAGCTGGGTACTGTCCGTAAGAAGAACCAAGTGAATGCTCTGGTAAAGATCCTAGTTGATTTTGCAGTTTCGACCATTGCCTATTTCTTTATTGGCTACAGCATCGCTTATGGGGTGGATTTCTTCTCTGGTGCTGAGCTTCTTGCGCAGAAAAATGGATATGAGCTCGTCAAATTCTTTTTCTTACTGACTTTCGCTGCCGCAATTCCGGCCATTATTTCTGGTGGTATCGCAGAGCGTGCAAAGTTTAATCCTCAACTAATTGCCACTTTCATCTTAGTAGGTTTTGTTTATCCCTTCTTTGAGGGCATTGCCTGGAATCAGCACTACGGTATTCAGGCGTGGATAAAAACATTGACTGGTGAAGAATTTCATGACTTCGCTGGGTCTATTGTGGTCCACGCAGTCGGTGGCTGGATTGCCTTACCAGCAGTGATCCTACTGGGAGCGCGCCGGGGTCGTTACACCAAAGAGGGCCAGATCGCAGCGCATCCTCCCTCAAGTATTCCCTTTTTAGCATTGGGTGCCTGGATTTTAGCGGTAGGTTGGTTTGGCTTTAATGTCATGAGCGCACAAACGATCGATAAGATTAGTGGCTTAGTGGCTATGAATTCATTAATGGCTATGGTGGGAGGCACTTTAGCTGCGTGGGTGGTTGGTCGCAATGATCCAGGCTTTACTTACAACGGGCCATTAGCGGGTTTGGTAGCGGTATGTGCGGGCTCTGATCTGATGCATCCAATGGGTGCATTAGTTGTGGGACTGATCGCTGGCGCCCTCTTTGTTTACATGTTCACTTTGGTACAAAACCGCTGGAAGATTGATGATGTTTTAGGCGTGTGGCCATTACACGGTCTGTGTGGCCTGTGGGGTGGCTTGGCGGCAGGGATCTTTGGCACTAAAGCGCTTGGTGGTTTGGGTGGCGTCACCTTTACGGGGCAATTGATGGGTAGCCTTCTGGGTGTGGGTATCGCCTTAATCAGTGGATTTATTGTGTATGGCGCCCTAAAGGCCATTATGGGCATTCGAATGTCTCAAGAAGAGGAGTACGAGGGCGCAGACCTGAGTATTCATCGGATCTCATCAACACCAGATCGTGAGTCCAGCTGGTAA
- a CDS encoding Rap1a/Tai family immunity protein, with amino-acid sequence MKKILFALIALGTLTGLVHAQAKVQVLSTQELATTCKLPASPESRSFCIGYTTAIYDTYLATRHPQRAKPYICVKQPAPSRDEVVADFVTFAQANQQTSDKPAAGVFLGFLASRFPCAKK; translated from the coding sequence ATGAAAAAAATCTTATTCGCTTTAATCGCCTTAGGGACATTGACAGGCTTAGTGCATGCTCAAGCCAAAGTACAGGTGCTAAGCACTCAAGAATTAGCCACTACCTGCAAACTACCCGCAAGCCCAGAGTCTCGCAGCTTCTGTATTGGTTATACCACCGCAATTTACGATACTTACCTTGCAACACGTCATCCCCAGCGAGCAAAGCCGTATATCTGTGTAAAACAACCGGCACCATCGCGTGATGAAGTCGTTGCTGATTTTGTTACGTTCGCGCAAGCAAACCAACAGACATCAGATAAGCCTGCTGCCGGTGTCTTCTTAGGATTTTTAGCATCACGCTTTCCTTGCGCCAAAAAATAA
- a CDS encoding glycine zipper domain-containing protein codes for MKKIIAIAAATLAMTACSNMNNTEQRTLSGAGIGAAAGAIGTAIFHGNPIWGAVGGAAVGAASGYVYDAYKKEQASEYNSGYNAGKNNKPAQAPN; via the coding sequence ATGAAAAAAATAATCGCAATTGCAGCTGCAACTTTAGCAATGACCGCTTGCTCCAATATGAACAATACTGAACAACGCACGCTATCCGGTGCAGGCATTGGCGCAGCAGCTGGTGCAATCGGAACAGCTATTTTTCATGGCAACCCAATCTGGGGCGCAGTAGGTGGTGCGGCAGTCGGCGCAGCATCAGGCTATGTATACGATGCTTACAAAAAAGAGCAAGCTTCTGAATATAACTCCGGCTATAACGCTGGGAAAAATAATAAGCCAGCTCAAGCACCGAACTAA